In one window of Microbacterium sp. PM5 DNA:
- a CDS encoding sugar ABC transporter permease, producing the protein MDTTRTSTRVRGTAAIAARQPKRIGFGSRLSSWDLKLSPYLYISPFFILFLVVGLFPIGYTAVISFMDWDLVRNSGTFVGFDQYATVISDPKFWAALRNTFSIFLLSSVPQLIAAVFIAALLDQNIRAKTFWRMGVLVPYVMAPVAVALIFSNMFGDQYGIINTWLSSIGLPPVMWHSDTFASHIAIATMVNFRWTGYNTLILLAAMQAIPRDYYEAATVDGAGKVRQFFAITLPSLRPTLIFVIITSTIGGLQIFDEPRMYDQTGTGGANNQWLTISLWLYDLGWGQWNLGRAAALAWILFIIILVIGVINLFITRNLVRDEGSRNTLTRAQMRAARRAARAAVAADRAAASEPRRTNESAEVTR; encoded by the coding sequence GTGGACACCACCAGAACCTCCACGCGCGTGCGCGGCACCGCCGCCATCGCCGCGCGTCAGCCGAAACGGATCGGCTTCGGCAGCCGGCTGAGCTCGTGGGACCTCAAGCTCTCGCCGTACCTGTACATCTCCCCGTTCTTCATCCTGTTCCTCGTCGTCGGGCTCTTCCCGATCGGGTACACCGCGGTGATCTCCTTCATGGACTGGGACCTGGTGCGAAACTCCGGCACGTTCGTCGGGTTCGACCAGTACGCCACCGTGATCTCCGACCCGAAGTTCTGGGCGGCGCTGCGCAACACCTTCAGCATCTTCCTGCTGTCGTCGGTGCCGCAGCTCATCGCCGCCGTGTTCATCGCGGCGTTGCTGGATCAGAACATCCGCGCCAAGACCTTCTGGCGCATGGGCGTGCTCGTCCCGTACGTCATGGCCCCGGTCGCCGTGGCCCTGATCTTCTCGAACATGTTCGGTGACCAGTACGGCATCATCAACACCTGGCTGAGCAGCATCGGGCTGCCTCCCGTCATGTGGCATTCCGACACCTTCGCCAGCCACATCGCGATCGCCACGATGGTGAACTTCCGCTGGACCGGATACAACACCCTCATCCTGCTGGCGGCGATGCAGGCCATCCCGCGCGACTACTACGAGGCCGCGACGGTGGACGGCGCCGGAAAGGTGCGCCAGTTCTTCGCGATCACCCTGCCGAGCCTGCGCCCCACCCTGATCTTCGTGATCATCACGTCCACCATCGGTGGCCTGCAGATCTTCGACGAGCCGCGCATGTACGACCAGACCGGCACCGGCGGCGCGAACAACCAGTGGCTGACGATCTCGCTCTGGCTCTACGACCTCGGCTGGGGCCAGTGGAACCTGGGCCGCGCCGCCGCGCTGGCCTGGATCCTCTTCATCATCATCCTGGTGATCGGCGTCATCAACCTCTTCATCACCCGCAACCTGGTGCGCGACGAAGGAAGCCGCAACACCCTCACCCGGGCACAGATGCGCGCCGCCCGACGCGCAGCCCGTGCCGCGGTCGCCGCCGATCGCGCGGCGGCATCCGAACCCCGTCGCACGAACGAATCAGCGGAGGTGACGCGATGA
- the purQ gene encoding phosphoribosylformylglycinamidine synthase subunit PurQ, whose protein sequence is MTARIGVITFPGSLDDGDAQRAIRLAGAEPVALWHGSHDLEGVDALVLPGGFSYGDYLRAGAIAALAPIMTEVKDAAAKGMPVLGICNGFQMLVEAHLLPGGLIRNAHQQFIRRDQRLRVENASTAWTSAFETGQEITIPLKNADGGYICSAETLKRIEGDGLVAFRYLGVNPNGSLDDIAGLTNEHGNVVGLMPHPEHAVEPGFGPNTPDAMRSGVDGLGFFTSAIAAVVGAAA, encoded by the coding sequence ATGACCGCACGCATCGGCGTCATCACCTTTCCGGGCTCGCTCGACGACGGCGACGCCCAGCGGGCGATCCGCCTCGCGGGCGCCGAGCCCGTCGCCCTCTGGCACGGGTCGCACGACCTCGAGGGCGTCGACGCGCTCGTCCTGCCGGGTGGCTTCAGCTACGGCGACTACCTGCGCGCCGGTGCGATCGCCGCGCTCGCCCCGATCATGACCGAGGTGAAGGACGCGGCCGCCAAGGGCATGCCCGTGCTGGGCATCTGCAACGGCTTCCAGATGCTCGTGGAGGCTCATCTGCTGCCGGGCGGTCTGATCCGCAACGCCCACCAGCAGTTCATCCGGCGCGACCAGCGCCTGCGCGTGGAGAACGCGTCGACCGCGTGGACCTCGGCGTTCGAGACCGGCCAGGAGATCACGATCCCCCTCAAGAACGCGGACGGCGGCTACATCTGCTCGGCCGAGACGCTGAAGCGGATCGAGGGCGACGGACTCGTCGCGTTCCGCTACCTCGGCGTGAACCCCAACGGCTCGCTGGACGACATCGCGGGTCTCACGAACGAGCACGGCAACGTCGTCGGCCTCATGCCCCACCCCGAGCACGCGGTGGAGCCGGGCTTCGGCCCGAACACCCCCGACGCGATGCGCTCGGGCGTGGACGGCCTGGGCTTCTTCACCTCGGCGATCGCCGCCGTGGTGGGCGCCGCCGCCTGA
- the purS gene encoding phosphoribosylformylglycinamidine synthase subunit PurS: MPTIVVDVMPKAELLDPQGKAVAGALGRLGVEGFSAVRIGKRFELTVDVADEKTLETVRTLADEVLSNAVIEDVVGIEVVE; this comes from the coding sequence ATGCCCACCATCGTCGTCGATGTCATGCCCAAGGCCGAACTGCTGGACCCGCAGGGCAAGGCCGTCGCCGGCGCCCTCGGCCGCCTCGGCGTGGAGGGCTTCTCGGCCGTCCGCATCGGCAAGCGCTTCGAGCTCACCGTCGACGTCGCCGACGAGAAGACCCTCGAGACGGTGCGCACCCTGGCCGACGAGGTGCTCTCCAACGCGGTGATCGAGGACGTCGTGGGCATCGAGGTCGTCGAATGA
- a CDS encoding extracellular solute-binding protein, protein MNTRALRRIGLVAGVATTSALVLAGCAGGGGGAATADPNEKVTLTVATFNDFGYSDALFAEYTKEHPNVTIVHNKAATSNDARANYFQKLGKTGLADIEAIEVDWLPEVMKYSDLLAPVPADLKSRWLDWKTKAATDPKGNLIGYGTDIGPEGVCYRSDLFAAAGLPTDRESVAKLLTGDWKTYFDTGAKYTAATGKAFFDSAGGTYQGMINQVEAAYENPSDGKITIDPQVETIYNQVLDAAKTQSAHLSQWSDDWMAGLSNGSFATMLCPGWMLGVISGNAKDVKGWDIANVFPGGGGNWGGSYLTVPANGKNVAAAQQLADWLTSPDTQLKAFEAAGTFPSQVDAMKSDTLLSSKNEFFNNAPVGQILTDRANAVTVSPFKGQFYFQINDAMQKALTRVEEGTQDKAASWAQWQTEVAAIK, encoded by the coding sequence GTGAACACACGCGCACTGCGGCGCATCGGCCTCGTGGCCGGCGTCGCGACCACCTCCGCCCTCGTCCTCGCCGGCTGCGCCGGTGGCGGCGGCGGAGCAGCCACGGCCGACCCCAACGAGAAGGTCACCCTGACCGTTGCGACCTTCAACGACTTCGGATACTCGGACGCCCTGTTCGCCGAGTACACGAAGGAGCACCCGAACGTCACGATCGTGCACAACAAGGCGGCCACGAGCAACGACGCGCGCGCCAACTACTTCCAGAAGCTCGGCAAGACCGGCCTCGCCGACATCGAGGCCATCGAGGTCGACTGGCTGCCCGAGGTCATGAAGTACTCCGACCTGCTCGCGCCCGTTCCCGCCGACCTGAAGAGCCGCTGGCTGGACTGGAAGACCAAGGCCGCCACCGACCCCAAGGGCAACCTCATCGGCTATGGCACCGACATCGGCCCCGAGGGCGTCTGCTACCGCTCCGACCTGTTCGCCGCGGCGGGCCTGCCGACCGACCGCGAGTCGGTCGCGAAGCTGCTCACCGGCGACTGGAAGACCTACTTCGACACCGGTGCCAAGTACACCGCCGCGACCGGAAAGGCGTTCTTCGACTCCGCCGGCGGCACCTACCAGGGCATGATCAACCAGGTCGAGGCCGCGTACGAGAACCCCTCGGACGGCAAGATCACGATCGACCCGCAGGTCGAGACGATCTACAACCAGGTGCTCGACGCCGCCAAGACGCAGTCCGCCCACCTCAGCCAGTGGTCCGACGACTGGATGGCCGGCCTGTCCAACGGCTCGTTCGCGACGATGCTCTGCCCGGGCTGGATGCTCGGTGTCATCTCCGGCAACGCCAAGGACGTCAAGGGCTGGGACATCGCCAACGTCTTCCCCGGCGGCGGCGGCAACTGGGGCGGTTCGTACCTGACCGTCCCCGCCAACGGCAAGAACGTCGCGGCTGCCCAGCAGCTCGCCGACTGGCTGACCAGCCCCGACACGCAGCTCAAGGCGTTCGAGGCGGCCGGCACGTTCCCGAGCCAGGTCGACGCGATGAAGTCCGACACGCTGCTGAGCTCGAAGAACGAGTTCTTCAACAACGCTCCGGTGGGCCAGATCCTCACCGACCGCGCCAACGCGGTCACCGTCTCGCCCTTCAAGGGCCAGTTCTACTTCCAGATCAACGACGCGATGCAGAAGGCTCTGACCCGCGTCGAAGAGGGAACGCAGGACAAGGCCGCCTCGTGGGCGCAGTGGCAGACGGAAGTCGCCGCCATCAAGTAA